A stretch of Faecalibacterium duncaniae DNA encodes these proteins:
- a CDS encoding aldo/keto reductase, whose translation MDMVTLGRTGITVNKNGFGALPIQRISQEDAVFLARKAYRAGIRFFDTARAYTDSEVKLGEAFDGIRSEVYIATKTAAQNVEEFWKDLHTSLNNLRTDYVDLYQFHNPSFCPKPCDGSGLYEAALEAKGKGMIRHIGITNHRLSVAKEAIESGLYETLQFPFSYISGEQELELVQLCKEHEMGFIAMKGLSGGLITNSAAAYAFEAQFEGVLPIWGVQREKELDEFLSYIDNPPRMDAELSAVIAHDREELCGEFCRGCGYCMPCPAGIEINNCARMSLLLRRSPSAEHLSPAGQAKMKKIEGCLHCNQCKAKCPYGLDTPALLARNYEDYKRVLAGEVKV comes from the coding sequence ATGGATATGGTCACATTGGGGCGCACCGGCATCACCGTGAACAAAAATGGCTTTGGTGCTCTGCCCATCCAGCGCATTTCCCAGGAGGACGCAGTCTTTCTGGCCCGCAAGGCTTACAGGGCGGGCATCCGCTTCTTTGATACCGCCCGCGCCTACACCGACAGCGAGGTGAAGCTGGGCGAAGCCTTTGACGGCATCCGCTCCGAGGTCTACATCGCCACCAAGACCGCCGCCCAGAACGTGGAGGAGTTCTGGAAGGACCTGCACACCTCCCTGAACAATCTGCGCACCGACTATGTGGACCTCTACCAGTTCCACAACCCGTCCTTCTGCCCCAAGCCCTGTGACGGCTCCGGCCTGTACGAAGCCGCACTGGAGGCCAAGGGAAAGGGGATGATCCGACACATCGGCATCACCAACCACCGCCTGTCCGTGGCCAAGGAAGCCATTGAGAGCGGCCTGTACGAGACCCTGCAGTTTCCGTTCAGCTATATTTCCGGTGAGCAGGAGCTGGAGCTGGTGCAGCTGTGCAAAGAGCACGAGATGGGCTTTATCGCCATGAAGGGTCTGTCCGGCGGTCTCATTACCAACAGCGCCGCAGCCTATGCCTTTGAAGCGCAGTTCGAGGGCGTTCTGCCCATCTGGGGCGTTCAGCGGGAAAAGGAACTGGACGAGTTCCTCTCCTACATTGATAACCCGCCCCGGATGGACGCAGAGCTGTCTGCGGTCATCGCCCACGACCGGGAGGAGCTGTGCGGTGAGTTCTGCCGTGGCTGCGGTTACTGTATGCCCTGCCCGGCTGGCATCGAAATCAACAACTGCGCCCGCATGAGCCTGCTGCTCCGGCGCTCGCCCTCGGCAGAGCATCTGAGCCCTGCCGGTCAGGCCAAGATGAAGAAGATCGAGGGCTGCCTGCACTGCAACCAGTGCAAGGCCAAGTGCCCCTACGGGCTGGATACGCCCGCCCTGCTGGCCCGCAACTATGAGGACTACAAGCGGGTCCTGGCCGGGGAAGTCAAGGTGTAA
- a CDS encoding flagellar protein FliT, which yields MLFKPAQLGLARLDPAELAADRKACKKIGPCGVGKKALYLNSFYIDRRYYLPYTSITRVFKRVAMSAGGFTGKGMFASMAYLVVEYDGGKQKQCNFKDERDVDALLELLAKQQPQIRLLSAAGEQALQKKAEEKAARKLPELSDDAKHTVTILRRAKEYLDAKPELSNELSTAQRRKRAQLKSKPVYRYVALAIFLFGTAAAAYGLYAVFTHTGSYGVYFALFGFAAIFLFSSYNMLPTAHNNNSAIMKRADQADAAMAEYVKHYPNGSFPVPSCYAHPIVLKRMIDAVEEGQAVTTAEALDAVKARLQAVNADVQVEQEEYDEIVAIKALFLNHDYQ from the coding sequence ATGCTCTTCAAACCTGCACAATTGGGCCTTGCCAGGCTCGACCCCGCCGAGTTGGCGGCTGACCGGAAAGCCTGCAAAAAGATCGGCCCCTGCGGCGTGGGCAAAAAAGCCCTGTATCTGAACAGCTTTTACATCGACCGCCGCTACTACCTGCCCTACACCAGCATCACCCGCGTGTTCAAGCGGGTGGCCATGAGTGCGGGCGGCTTTACCGGCAAGGGAATGTTTGCCTCCATGGCTTACCTTGTGGTGGAGTACGACGGCGGCAAACAGAAGCAGTGCAACTTCAAGGATGAGCGGGACGTGGATGCCCTGCTGGAGCTGCTGGCAAAGCAGCAGCCCCAGATCCGGCTGCTGAGTGCCGCCGGGGAGCAGGCGCTGCAGAAAAAGGCTGAGGAAAAGGCCGCCCGCAAGCTGCCGGAGCTGTCTGATGATGCCAAACACACCGTGACGATCCTGCGCAGGGCAAAGGAGTATCTGGACGCAAAGCCCGAGCTTTCCAATGAGCTCAGTACTGCCCAGCGCCGCAAGCGCGCCCAGCTCAAGAGCAAGCCGGTCTACCGCTATGTGGCCCTTGCCATCTTCCTGTTCGGCACGGCCGCCGCGGCCTACGGCCTGTACGCGGTGTTCACCCACACCGGCAGCTACGGCGTGTACTTTGCACTGTTCGGCTTTGCAGCCATCTTCCTCTTTTCCAGCTACAACATGCTGCCCACTGCGCACAATAACAACAGCGCCATTATGAAGCGGGCCGATCAGGCCGATGCCGCCATGGCGGAGTATGTGAAGCACTACCCCAACGGCAGCTTCCCGGTGCCCAGCTGTTACGCCCACCCGATCGTCCTCAAGCGGATGATCGATGCCGTGGAGGAAGGTCAGGCCGTGACCACCGCCGAGGCGCTGGATGCCGTCAAGGCCCGCCTGCAGGCTGTCAATGCGGATGTGCAGGTGGAGCAGGAGGAGTACGACGAGATCGTCGCCATCAAAGCGCTGTTCCTGAACCACGATTATCAATAA
- a CDS encoding carbon starvation CstA family protein produces the protein MISFLLCLALLIIGYFVYGKIVDNTFGPDDRETPAVRINDGVDYVVMPQWKLFLVQLLNIAGLGPIFGALQGALWGPVVFLWITFGTIFAGGVHDYFSGMMSERNDGASIAEVTGRYLGPVMQNIMRVFSVVLLIMVGTVFAVGPAGLIVTLCKNGGMSGLLTTTLFWLIIILAYYFIATFISIDAIIGKIYPLFGICLIIMAVGVIFGIFTNPAYTIPEIWANFSNMHPSNTPIWSFMFITVACGAISGFHSTQSPLMARCMKSEKQGHFVFYGAMVSEGVIALIWAAAGCALYTITDGKMVGLAEALAAGQSAAIYDVCLKTMGKVGVALAMIGVVICPITSGDTAFRSARLTLSDWLKIDQDSYANRLKLCVPVLGVGAFLGIGNALGFIDYTVIWRYFSWTNQTLAMIVLWAASMYLFKEKKNFWITAVPATFMSAVSCTYFVLAPECLGKMINTYADGKLVAYNTAVAYPIGIVFAIAMLALFIHATKKNTEKKAA, from the coding sequence ATGATTAGTTTCTTACTCTGTCTGGCGCTCCTGATCATCGGCTACTTTGTCTATGGCAAGATCGTTGACAATACGTTCGGACCGGACGACCGCGAAACTCCTGCTGTGCGCATCAACGATGGCGTTGACTACGTTGTGATGCCCCAGTGGAAGCTGTTCCTCGTCCAGCTGCTGAACATTGCAGGTCTGGGACCCATCTTTGGTGCACTGCAGGGTGCTCTGTGGGGCCCCGTGGTGTTCCTGTGGATCACCTTCGGCACCATCTTTGCCGGCGGCGTGCATGACTACTTCTCCGGCATGATGAGCGAGCGCAACGACGGCGCTTCCATCGCTGAGGTCACCGGCCGCTATCTGGGCCCCGTGATGCAGAACATCATGCGTGTGTTCTCTGTGGTGCTGCTGATCATGGTCGGTACCGTGTTCGCAGTGGGTCCCGCAGGCCTGATCGTGACCCTGTGCAAGAACGGCGGTATGTCCGGTCTGCTGACCACCACCCTGTTCTGGCTGATCATCATTCTGGCCTACTACTTCATCGCAACCTTTATCTCCATCGATGCCATCATCGGTAAGATCTACCCCCTGTTCGGCATCTGCCTGATCATCATGGCAGTGGGCGTTATCTTTGGTATCTTCACCAACCCCGCCTACACCATCCCCGAGATCTGGGCAAACTTCAGCAATATGCACCCCTCCAACACCCCCATCTGGAGCTTCATGTTCATCACCGTTGCCTGTGGTGCTATCTCCGGCTTCCACTCAACCCAGTCGCCTCTGATGGCTCGCTGCATGAAGAGTGAGAAGCAGGGCCACTTCGTATTCTACGGTGCAATGGTCAGCGAGGGCGTTATCGCTCTGATCTGGGCCGCTGCCGGCTGCGCACTGTACACCATCACCGACGGCAAGATGGTCGGTCTGGCCGAGGCTCTGGCTGCCGGTCAGTCTGCCGCTATCTACGACGTCTGCCTCAAGACCATGGGTAAGGTTGGCGTGGCACTGGCTATGATCGGTGTCGTTATCTGCCCCATCACCTCTGGTGATACCGCCTTCCGTTCCGCTCGTCTGACCTTGTCCGACTGGCTCAAGATCGATCAGGACAGCTACGCAAACCGCCTGAAGCTCTGCGTTCCCGTTCTGGGCGTGGGCGCATTCCTGGGCATCGGCAATGCACTGGGCTTCATCGACTACACCGTCATCTGGCGTTACTTCAGCTGGACCAACCAGACGCTGGCTATGATCGTCCTGTGGGCTGCTTCCATGTACCTGTTCAAGGAGAAGAAGAACTTCTGGATCACCGCAGTGCCCGCTACCTTTATGAGCGCTGTGTCCTGCACCTACTTCGTGCTGGCTCCTGAGTGCCTGGGCAAGATGATCAACACCTATGCAGACGGCAAGCTGGTGGCTTACAACACCGCAGTTGCATATCCCATCGGCATCGTCTTTGCAATTGCTATGCTGGCGCTGTTCATCCATGCAACCAAGAAGAACACCGAGAAGAAAGCCGCATAA